The DNA segment GATGGCCCCTCCTGCAAACATCTGGTTTCTGGAGAGGAAATAACACCAGGTGCGGCCTCTGGCATCCAGTTGTGGGCTGGTCACCATGCTGCGCACAGCTCCACTGGTTCCCACGGTGATCACCGTGTCCTGCACGCCTGCTCCGGTGCCCAGATTGGCCAGTCCTCCATCGCTGCTGCCTGCGAAAACAGGCATTCCCGCTTTCAGACCTGTGTGGGTGGCTGCGTCCGGGGTAATGTTGCCCAGCAGGTCGGTGGCATCCAGCACTTCTGGCAGCAGGGACTTCACCTGCAGGGCTTTGACAATGTCTTCGTCCCAATGGCCTGTGTGAAGGTTTAAAAGCCCTGAGCTGCTGGCCAGTCCGATGTCTGCTTTCCAGACTCCGGTCAGTTGAAACGCGATGTAATCCTTGATGCTGACCAGTTGGTGGGCCTGGGCAAACAAAGCAGGCTGTTTTTTTTGCAGGTAAGTGATTTTGGCTGGATGGTAAGGGGTTTTTAAAGGCGCACCGGTTTTCAGGTAGGTGGCACGCGCCTCCAGAGGAATGTCTGCCAGGGTGTCCAGAGGCCGGGTGTCCGCCCAGGTCAGGGCTGGAGCCAGGGGTTTGTTCTGCCCATCCACCAGCAGCAAACTGTGCATGGCCCCGCTGAAAGACAGTCCATCTGCATTCACAGCTTTCAGGTCCAGCAGGGCTTCTTGCACGGCTTTCCAGATCACCTCTGCATTCTGGGTGGCCTCTCCGGGTTCGGTTTTGATCAGGGGGTAGCTGCGGTAGGTGCTTCTTAAAGGGTTGCCTTCAGCGTCAATCAGCACCGCTTTGCATCCGGTGGTGCCCAGGTCCAGTCCAATGGCGTTCATGTTGTTTTTCAATATAGCTTCTGGGGATGTGGGACATGCATTTGCTTTGCCAAGGGCCGAGAGCCGAGAGCCGAGAGCCGAGAGCCGAGAGCATTGTGCAAACCTTTTGTCATGCTGTTCAGAAAAATGGACACCTGTGTCCATAAAGCGAAGGCTTATGCTCTACAGAACCGCCCTTGACCCTGTGCCCTCGGCCCTCGGAATCTTCTCTCATCAAGCCTCACATTTCACGTCCAGGAGCACAACCGTTGACAGTGTACTACTTAAATAGTACACTAGGGTATATCTCAGGAGGATGCCAGTGCATGACCCCAATTTCGATCAGACCCGCCCCATCTACCTGCAACTCATGGAGGACATCATGAGCCGGGCTGTGCGCGGCGAACTCAAACCCGGAGACAAGATCCCCAGTGCCCGCGACTTTGCCCAGGAAAAACTGGTGAATCCCAACACCGTGGTGCGGGCTTACCAGGAACTCGAGCGCGTGGGCTTCATCCAGACCCGCCGCGGTCTGGGCAGCTTCATCACCGAAGACTACAGCCGCATTCAGGAAGCCCGCGAAGACCTCGCTTCCCAGGCCATTGAGCGCCTGCTGCAGGAACTCCGCAAACTGGGCATGGACAACCAGGCCATTGAAAACCTTGTGCAGAAAAAATTGGAGACCAGCGCATGATTTTACAGACCCAGAACCTGGGCAAACGTTTTTTTGGAAATGTGGCCCTGGAAGACCTCACCTTTACCGCCAACCCTGGAGAATTCATTGGTCTGCTGGGCGTAAACGGCAGCGGCAAAAGCACCCTTATCAAGATGGCCGAAGGATTGGTCAAACCCACCTCTGGCAGCATCAAAGTGCTGGGAGAAGCCCCCGGAGCCAGCACCCGCCGTCAGGTGGCCTACCTCCCAGAAATTGACCACCTGTACATGAGCTGGAATGCCCGGTACGCCTTTGACTTCATGAAGGGCTTTTTCCCCATGAACGAGCAGCGTTTCAAAGACGTGCTGGAATTCCTCAGCGTCAGTGAAACCGCACGTCTGGGCACCCTCTCCAAGGGGAACCGCACCCGTGTGCGTCTGGCCCTGACCCTGGCCCGAGATGCCAAACTCTACCTGCTGGACGAACCCCTCAGCGGCATTGACCCCCTCACCCGCGAACAGATCCTGCACACCCTGATCCGCGAATTCCGCGCAGACGACGCAGACTCCACCATGATCCTCGCCACCCACCAGATTGCAGAAGCCGAGAGCCTCTTTGACCGGGTGCTGGTGCTGGACGGAGGCCGGGTGCTGCTGGAAGGCACCGCAGAAGACATTCGCAACGCCAGGGGCGTGAGCATAGACCGGGCCGTCAAACAGGACGCCATGCTGGCCGAAAGCCGCCGCCGGGGAGGGAAATGATGCAGTTCTGGATGCTGTTCCGCAAAGAAGTCGAGCAAAACTACCAGTGGGTGATCGGAGCCGCTGCCATCGTGCTGCTGGTCAGTCTGGTGCTGCAATTCCAGATCAAGGACAGCGAGGCCCGCATTGCCCTCAGTGCCGTGCTGCTCAGCCTGCCCTTTTTAGACGGCCTGATGAAAGGCTTCTACCAGATCCGCAATGAATACGCCCGCAACACCCATTATTTCCTGCGTTCCCTGCCCACTTCTGGACTGCACATTCTGGCCAGCAAGTACCTGTGGCTCGCCATTGAAGTGACCATCCTGACTTTGATGGTGATGGTGCCCATTGCTTTCTTTATTCTGAATTCCCACACCGGAGCGTTTCAGCAGCTCGTTCAGGCCATCCAGGACATCCTGAGGCAAAACCACCTGTTTGACCTTCTGAAATTCGTGTTTGCCATCGTGCTGGCTGTGCTCCCCCTTCCGGTGCTGGCTTACGTCAGTCAACTGGTGGGACAGCGGGTGGGCAAGGTGGAATGGCTGGTCAGTGGCATCACCTACCTGGGGATCCTCTGGCTGCAG comes from the Deinococcus roseus genome and includes:
- a CDS encoding ABC transporter ATP-binding protein, encoding MILQTQNLGKRFFGNVALEDLTFTANPGEFIGLLGVNGSGKSTLIKMAEGLVKPTSGSIKVLGEAPGASTRRQVAYLPEIDHLYMSWNARYAFDFMKGFFPMNEQRFKDVLEFLSVSETARLGTLSKGNRTRVRLALTLARDAKLYLLDEPLSGIDPLTREQILHTLIREFRADDADSTMILATHQIAEAESLFDRVLVLDGGRVLLEGTAEDIRNARGVSIDRAVKQDAMLAESRRRGGK
- a CDS encoding GntR family transcriptional regulator; this encodes MHDPNFDQTRPIYLQLMEDIMSRAVRGELKPGDKIPSARDFAQEKLVNPNTVVRAYQELERVGFIQTRRGLGSFITEDYSRIQEAREDLASQAIERLLQELRKLGMDNQAIENLVQKKLETSA
- a CDS encoding gluconokinase; translated protein: MNAIGLDLGTTGCKAVLIDAEGNPLRSTYRSYPLIKTEPGEATQNAEVIWKAVQEALLDLKAVNADGLSFSGAMHSLLLVDGQNKPLAPALTWADTRPLDTLADIPLEARATYLKTGAPLKTPYHPAKITYLQKKQPALFAQAHQLVSIKDYIAFQLTGVWKADIGLASSSGLLNLHTGHWDEDIVKALQVKSLLPEVLDATDLLGNITPDAATHTGLKAGMPVFAGSSDGGLANLGTGAGVQDTVITVGTSGAVRSMVTSPQLDARGRTWCYFLSRNQMFAGGAINNAGLLIDWVRRMCFPADTFEVLFKEAAEVPDSEGLLLLPYLTGERSPHWKSDLTATLHGLALQHTRGHIARAALEAVCFSLAEVHDLVSAGTTRVLVTGNITRSPLWMQVLSNVLNRDLVVASSVDASALGAAMVTRHALDNRLGELTYKVQYALGFAPQPEEAALLRATREHWRGLFTSIWKEL